Proteins encoded within one genomic window of Vanrija pseudolonga chromosome 3, complete sequence:
- the TPK1_2 gene encoding cAMP-dependent protein kinase type 1 produces the protein MFAKVSDKFHARKQAAKAQVTSPPRQQAQLPSRPAQPAAQASRSPPQSPPVAQPASQPQPPAAPVAKPQVASPPSNNNGAGASPMEGIEGPPAQANALSHSLSSAATGSSASSSLSAVPPQDRTLSSALGVQGQSAGTQGSVQPEVNRTMSIEMADVSTLSIQNPPDSGRQGSSDEDRIREKAREAQEQAQANLHNATQQARVAAIHAAATQAALDTSTGTKTPTAANKVAQPLRKTAGRYALADFAIERTLGTGSFGRVHLVRSKHNGRFYAVKVLNKEKVVKMKQVEHTNSEREMLVRVRHPFLVNLWGTFQDANNLYMVMDFVAGGELFSLLRKSQRFPNSVAKFYAAEVALALDYLHSLDIIYRDLKPENLLLGADGHVKVTDFGFAKHVPDITWTLCGTPDYLAPEVVQSKGYNKSVDWYALGVLIFEMLIIAGKVRYPTYFDNLARELLKNLLVGDLTKRYGNLRNGSADIFGHGWFAEVDWDKLYRREIPAPYVPKIDGEGDASQFDRYQEADVSSYGKSSSHRYGSKEDNLDPAGRQSLLSAILFLLPVAFPVHTCLSTNIWKEVQMLVFGFPSKLCALQFEWAWQHPELSRHLHVHLPLSDEGTGQIFKKDARRNRVDRKAVVALALLRSPPFNKLPLHVRCFASEVCVVFDAATSVVPPPPSSDLRKLSGLPPLNGIISITVDREGLHSSMLPQTRNQVEVSSAESFQLDVADRPFRSSERVVGKWRTIQCQEQRTSKLLSKSYMLTLKDPLSFSVCLSGSEIHPPCTVMAHLDCLAKRALDGSGRDGELVPQRSTCIQCGATSTWGEIIRGCYSRRDDSQGRA, from the exons ATGTTTGCAAAGGTCTCGGACAAGTTCCACGCCCGGAAGCAGGCTGCCAAGGCCCAGGTGACTTCCCCACCGAGGCAGCAGGCTCAACtgccctcgcggccggctCAGCCAGCGGCGCAGGCCAGCCGTTCGCCCCCTCAATCACCACCGGTAGCCCAGCCCGCATCGCAGCCccagccgcctgctgctcctgtAGCCAAGCCTCAAGTCGCTTCGCCGCCATCAAACAACAATGGCGCGGGGGCTTCGCCCATGGAAGGCATCGAGGG TCCCCCGGCGCAAGCAAACGCTCTATCACATTCACTCTCATCGGCTGCGACAGGGTCatcagcgtcgtcgtcgttgtcggctgTGCCGCCCCAGGATCGCACGCTCTCGTCAGCTCTGGGAGTCCAAGGCCAGTCTGCTGGCACCCAGGGCAGCGTCCAGCCAGAAGTGAACCGAACCATGAGCATTGAGATGGCAGACGTATCTACACTGTCCATCCAGAACCCGCCAGACTCTGGTCGGCAAGGGAGCTCTGATGAAGATCGCATTCGGGAGAAGGCTCGGGAGGCCCAAGAACAG GCACAGGCGAATCTGCACAATGCGACGCAGCAGGCTCGTGTTGCCGCGATTCATGCGGCAGCCAcccaggcggcgctcgacaccTCGACGGGCACCAAGACCCCTACCGCAGCCAACAAGGTGGCTCAGCCAttgaggaagacggcggGCCGctacgccctcgccgacttTGCGATTGAACGCAC CCTTGGTACCGGCTCATTCGGCCGTGTTCATCTCGTTCGGTCCAAGCACAATGGTCGATTCTATGCCGTCAAGGTGCTCAATAAGGAGAAGGTTGTCAAGATGAAGCAGGTGGAACACACCAACTCGGAGAGGGAGATGCTGGTTCGTGTGCGACACCCcttcctcgtcaacctcTGGGGCACTTTCCAAGACGCAAACAACCTTTACATGGTCATGGACTTCGTCGCAGGCGGAGAGCTGTTCAGTCTTCTCCGCAAGAGCCAG CGTTTCCCCAACTCGGTAGCGAAGTTCTATGCTGCCGAAGTggccctcgctctcgactACCTCCACTCCCTAGACATTATCTACCGTGACCTTAAGCCGGAAaacctccttctcggcgccgacggtcATGTAAAGGTCACCGACTTCGGTTTCGCGAAGCACGTGCCTGACATCACCTGGACGTTGTGTGGCACCCCGGATTACC TTGCTCCGGAAGTGGTCCAGTCCAAGGGCTACAACAAGAGCGTTGACTGGTATGCTCTCGGTGTCCTCATCTTTGAGATGTTG ATCATCGCCGGCAAGGTCCGCTACCCCACATACTTTGACAACTTGGCCAGGGAGCTCCTCAAGAATCTTCTTGTTGGCGACCTTACAAAGCGATACGGCAACCTGCGCAACGGGTCGGCTGATATCTTTGGACACGGCTGGtttgccgaggtcgactggGACAAGCTCTACCGCCGTGAAATCCCAGCTCCCTATGTGCCCAAGATCGACGGTGAAGGTGATGCTAGCCA GTTCGATCGGTACCAAGAGGCCGATGTCAGTTCGTATGGTAAA TCATCAAGCCACCGATACGGCTCCAAAGAAGACAACCTCGACCCTGCTGGACGGCAATCACTCCTTTCCGCCATTCTATTCCTGCTACCTGTTGCGTTCCCGGTCCACACCTGCCTCTCAACGAACATAT GGAAGGAGGTTCAAATGCTGGTGTTTGG CTTCCCAAGCAAGCTCTGTGCTCTTCAA TTTGAGTGGGCATGGCAACACCCGGAGCTGTCGAGGCATCTTCATGTCCACCTTCCTCTGTCAGACGAGGGAACCGGCCAGATCTTCAAAAAGGACGCTCGAAGGAATAGGGTTGACAGGAAGGCAGT AGTGGCTCTAGCGCTCCTGCGATCGCCTCCGTTTAACAAACTTCCTCTGCATGTTCGGTGTTTCGCCTCAGAGGTCTGCGTTGTCTTTGACGCTGCGACCAgcgtcgtgccgccgccgccctcgtccgaCCTGCGCAAGCTTAGTGGCCTGCCACCGCTGAACGGAATAATATCAATAACTGTGGACCGAGAGGGATTGCATTCGTCGATGCTGCCTCAAACCCGCAACCAAGTCGAGGTGTCTTCCGCCGAGTCGTTCCAGCTAGACGTCGCTGATCGACCCTTTCGGTCTAGCGAAAGGGTGGTCGGTAAATGGCGCACAATACAGTGTCAAGAGCAACGCACCAG CAAGTTGCTATCCAAGTCGTATATGCTGACGCTCAAGGACCCGCTCTCATTCTCTGTATGTCTCTCAGGGTCTGAGATACATCCCCCGTGCACTGTGATGGCTCATCTCGACTGTCTTGCCAAACGCGCACTCGATGGGTCTGGACGCGATGGAGAGCTCGTCCCCCAGCGATCGACCTGTATCCAATGCGGTGCGACATCCACATGGGGAGAGATTATCCGGGGATGCTACAgtcggcgcgacgacagccagGGGAGAGCTTAG
- the GLC3 gene encoding 1,4-alpha-glucan-branching enzyme, giving the protein MTTTQDSTAKTMPDDGTGVLQIDPWLEPYKAGLQQRYSEYKKALNFINQHEGGLDKFSQSYKTMGFQVDDKGGVSYREWAPGAVQARLIGDFNNWSHTANPMTKNEFGVWECYVPPTSPGVCAIPHDSMLKISMTTPSGESLDRLPAWATRVTQDLNVSPVYDARFWNPPKSDRYQFKNGHSQNSIEGLKIYEAHVGISSPNMRVTTYKEFETDVLPRIKALGYNTIQMMAIMEHAYYASFGYQVTSFFAASSRYGTPEELKSLVDKAHELGLTVLLDVVHSHASKNVLDGLNMYDGTDHHYFHEGGRGRHDLWDSRLFNYGHPEVQRFLLSNLRFWMDEYKFDGFRFDGVTSMMYKHHGMGVGFSGGYHEYFGDSVDLEAMVYLMLSNQMLHELYPKVVTIAEDVSGMPTLCRPVAEGGVGFDYRLAMAIPDMWIKLLKEKSDDEWDMGHIVHTLTDRRHLERTVAYAESHDQALVGDKTLAFWLMDKEMYEYMSDLTPFTPVIERGMALHKMIRLLVHALGGEAYLNFEGNEFGHPEWMDFPREGNGDSFAHARRQFNLVDDHLLRYKYLNAWDTAVQTLEDKYKWLSSPQAYVSLKHEGDKVIVFERAGLLFIFNFHPTNSFADYRVGVDTPGKYHVVLNSDDKQFGGLERVNSSGEYFTTPMEWNGRKNWLQVYIPTRTALVLGQ; this is encoded by the exons ATGACCACTACCCAAGACTCTACGGCCAAGACCATGCCGGATGACG GCACGGGTGTTCTCCAGATTGACCCTTG GCTGGAGCCTTACAAGGCTGGCCTCCAACAGAGGTACTCCGAGTACAAGAAGGCCTTGAACTTCATCAACCAGCATGAGGGAGGCCTGGACAAGTTCTCCCAAAGCTACAAGACGATGGGCTTCCAAGTGGACGACAAGGGCGGGGTTTCCTACCGTGAATGGGCACCCGGAGCCGTCCAGGCTCGGCTCATCGGCGACTTCA ACAACTGGTCGCATACTGCCAACCCCATGACCAAGAATGAGTTTGGCGTTTGGGAGTGCTACGTGCCTCCTACCTCCCCAGGCGTCTGCGCAATCCCTCACGACTCCATGCTCAAGATCTCGATGACTACCCCAAGCGGAGAGAGCTTGGATCGCCTCCCTGCCTGGGCCACTCGTGTCACTCAAGACCTGAACGTGTCTCCCGTGTATGACGCTCGATTCTGGAACCCTCCCAAGAGTGACCGATACCAGTTCAAGAATGGCCATTCTCAGAACTCCATCGAGGGCCTCAAGATCTACGAGGCACATG TTGGAATCTCCAGCCCCAACATGCGCGTCACCACATACAAGGAGTTCGAGACGGATGTCCTGCCGAGGATCAAAGCCCTCGGGTACAACACCATTCAAAT GATGGCCATTATGGAGCATGCGTACTACGCCT CGTTTGGCTATCAGGTTACCAGCTTCTTTGCGGCCTCGTCCCGTTATG GTACCCCGGAGGAGCTCAAAAGTCTTGTCGACAAGGCCCATGAGCTGGGATTGACTGTGCTCCTCGACGTTGTTCACTCGCACGCCAGTAAGAATGTTCTTGACGG CCTCAATATGTACGATGGTACAGACCACCACTACTTCCACGAAGGCGGTCGTGGCCGTCACGATCTCTGGGACTCGCGCCTCTTCAACTACGGCCACCCTGAGGTCCAGCGCTTCCTCCTCTCGAACCTCCGCTTCTGGATGGACGAGTACAAGTTTGACGGCTTCCGTTTCGATGGTGTCACCAGCATGATGTACAAGCACCATGGCATGGGCGTCGGTTTCTCAG GCGGATACCACGAGTACTTTGGGGACTCGGTCGACCTCGAAGCCATGGTTTATCTCATGCTC TCCAACCAAATGCTTCACGAGCTGTATCCGAAGGTCGTGACGATCGCGGAGGATGTCTCCGGCATGCCTACACTCTGCCGCCCCGTCGCTGAAGGGGGTGTCGGGTTTGACTACCGGCTTGCAATGGCGATTCCTGACATGTGGATCAAGTTGCTCAAGGAGAAGTCGGATGACGAGTGGGACATGGGCCACATTGTCCACACGCTCACTGACCGACGACACTTGGAGCGTACCGTGGCCTACGCCGAGAGCCATGACCAGGCCCTCGTCGGAGACAAgaccttggccttctggCTGATGGACAAGGAAATGT ATGAGTACATGTCGGATCTTACTCCATTCACCCCTGTTATTGAGCGCGGCATGGCCCTCCACAAGATGATCCG CCTGTTGGTCCACGCCCTTGGAGGTGAAGCATACCTGAACTTTGAGGGTAACGAGTTTGGCCACCCAGA GTGGATGGACTTCCCTCGCGAAGGCAATGGCGACTCTTTCGCCCACGCTCGTCGTCAGttcaacctcgtcgacgaccacctcctGCGTTACAAGTACCTCAACGCCTGGGACACGGCTGTACAGACCCTGGAAGACAAGTACAAGTGGCTTAGCTCGCCGCAG GCCTACGTTTCGCTTAAGCACGAAGGTGACAAGGTGATCGTTTTTGAACGCGCCGGTCTCCTTTTCATCTTCAACT TCCATCCAACCAACTCTTTCGCCGACTACCGTGTTGGCGTCGACACCCCTGGCAAGTACCATGTCGTCTTGAACTCGGACGACAAGCAATTCGGGGGCCTTGAGCGAGTaaacagcagcggcgagtaCTTTACGACCCCCATGGAGTGGAACGGGAGGAAGAACTGGCTCCAGGTCTACATCCCGACGCGCACGGCCCTGGTTCTTGGCCAGTAG
- the DPH3 gene encoding Diphthamide biosynthesis protein 3: MVSYYDELEIEDFAWDDVAKVYHYPCPCGDRFEISKAQLRDGEEIATCPSCSLIVRVVYDYMDYEDYETTDDEEGDESEEETTPTTSTSPSPAPNAQIAGAGAEEEACADVETRTDDPAILSKDLGNLNLGKGTNEP; this comes from the exons ATGGTGTCATACTACGACGAGCTGGAAATCGAAGACTTTGCCTGGGACGATGTCGCAAAAGTCTATCACTATCCTTGCCCATGCGGCGATCGCTTCGAAATCTCAAAGGCTCAGCTTCGGGACGGTGAAGAAATTGCCACCTGCCCAAGCTGCAGTCTGATCGTCCGAGTCGTGTACGACTAT ATGGATTATGAAGACTACgagacgaccgacgacgaagagggcGATGAGAGCGAGGAAGAGACGACccccaccacctcgaccagccCCTCGCCCGCACCCAACGCACAGAtcgctggcgctggtgccgaggaggaggcctgTGCAGACGTCGAGACCCGGACAGATGACCCAGCCATCCTATCAAAGGATCTCGGCAATCTCAATTTGGGCAAGGGTACCAACGAACCATAG
- the TPK1_2 gene encoding cAMP-dependent protein kinase type 1 produces the protein MFAKVSDKFHARKQAAKAQVTSPPRQQAQLPSRPAQPAAQASRSPPQSPPVAQPASQPQPPAAPVAKPQVASPPSNNNGAGASPMEGIEGPPAQANALSHSLSSAATGSSASSSLSAVPPQDRTLSSALGVQGQSAGTQGSVQPEVNRTMSIEMADVSTLSIQNPPDSGRQGSSDEDRIREKAREAQEQAQANLHNATQQARVAAIHAAATQAALDTSTGTKTPTAANKVAQPLRKTAGRYALADFAIERTLGTGSFGRVHLVRSKHNGRFYAVKVLNKEKVVKMKQVEHTNSEREMLVRVRHPFLVNLWGTFQDANNLYMVMDFVAGGELFSLLRKSQRFPNSVAKFYAAEVALALDYLHSLDIIYRDLKPENLLLGADGHVKVTDFGFAKHVPDITWTLCGTPDYLAPEVVQSKGYNKSVDWYALGVLIFEMLAGYPPFFTEDGNPMKLYEKASHLIIAGKVRYPTYFDNLARELLKNLLVGDLTKRYGNLRNGSADIFGHGWFAEVDWDKLYRREIPAPYVPKIDGEGDASQFDRYQEADVSSYGKSSSHRYGSKEDNLDPAGRQSLLSAILFLLPVAFPVHTCLSTNIWKEVQMLVFGFPSKLCALQFEWAWQHPELSRHLHVHLPLSDEGTGQIFKKDARRNRVDRKAVVALALLRSPPFNKLPLHVRCFASEVCVVFDAATSVVPPPPSSDLRKLSGLPPLNGIISITVDREGLHSSMLPQTRNQVEVSSAESFQLDVADRPFRSSERVVGKWRTIQCQEQRTSKLLSKSYMLTLKDPLSFSVCLSGSEIHPPCTVMAHLDCLAKRALDGSGRDGELVPQRSTCIQCGATSTWGEIIRGCYSRRDDSQGRA, from the exons ATGTTTGCAAAGGTCTCGGACAAGTTCCACGCCCGGAAGCAGGCTGCCAAGGCCCAGGTGACTTCCCCACCGAGGCAGCAGGCTCAACtgccctcgcggccggctCAGCCAGCGGCGCAGGCCAGCCGTTCGCCCCCTCAATCACCACCGGTAGCCCAGCCCGCATCGCAGCCccagccgcctgctgctcctgtAGCCAAGCCTCAAGTCGCTTCGCCGCCATCAAACAACAATGGCGCGGGGGCTTCGCCCATGGAAGGCATCGAGGG TCCCCCGGCGCAAGCAAACGCTCTATCACATTCACTCTCATCGGCTGCGACAGGGTCatcagcgtcgtcgtcgttgtcggctgTGCCGCCCCAGGATCGCACGCTCTCGTCAGCTCTGGGAGTCCAAGGCCAGTCTGCTGGCACCCAGGGCAGCGTCCAGCCAGAAGTGAACCGAACCATGAGCATTGAGATGGCAGACGTATCTACACTGTCCATCCAGAACCCGCCAGACTCTGGTCGGCAAGGGAGCTCTGATGAAGATCGCATTCGGGAGAAGGCTCGGGAGGCCCAAGAACAG GCACAGGCGAATCTGCACAATGCGACGCAGCAGGCTCGTGTTGCCGCGATTCATGCGGCAGCCAcccaggcggcgctcgacaccTCGACGGGCACCAAGACCCCTACCGCAGCCAACAAGGTGGCTCAGCCAttgaggaagacggcggGCCGctacgccctcgccgacttTGCGATTGAACGCAC CCTTGGTACCGGCTCATTCGGCCGTGTTCATCTCGTTCGGTCCAAGCACAATGGTCGATTCTATGCCGTCAAGGTGCTCAATAAGGAGAAGGTTGTCAAGATGAAGCAGGTGGAACACACCAACTCGGAGAGGGAGATGCTGGTTCGTGTGCGACACCCcttcctcgtcaacctcTGGGGCACTTTCCAAGACGCAAACAACCTTTACATGGTCATGGACTTCGTCGCAGGCGGAGAGCTGTTCAGTCTTCTCCGCAAGAGCCAG CGTTTCCCCAACTCGGTAGCGAAGTTCTATGCTGCCGAAGTggccctcgctctcgactACCTCCACTCCCTAGACATTATCTACCGTGACCTTAAGCCGGAAaacctccttctcggcgccgacggtcATGTAAAGGTCACCGACTTCGGTTTCGCGAAGCACGTGCCTGACATCACCTGGACGTTGTGTGGCACCCCGGATTACC TTGCTCCGGAAGTGGTCCAGTCCAAGGGCTACAACAAGAGCGTTGACTGGTATGCTCTCGGTGTCCTCATCTTTGAGATGTTG GCTGGATACCCCCCATTCTTCACAGAAGACGGCAACCCCATGAAGCTGTATGAGAAGGCAAGTCATCTT ATCATCGCCGGCAAGGTCCGCTACCCCACATACTTTGACAACTTGGCCAGGGAGCTCCTCAAGAATCTTCTTGTTGGCGACCTTACAAAGCGATACGGCAACCTGCGCAACGGGTCGGCTGATATCTTTGGACACGGCTGGtttgccgaggtcgactggGACAAGCTCTACCGCCGTGAAATCCCAGCTCCCTATGTGCCCAAGATCGACGGTGAAGGTGATGCTAGCCA GTTCGATCGGTACCAAGAGGCCGATGTCAGTTCGTATGGTAAA TCATCAAGCCACCGATACGGCTCCAAAGAAGACAACCTCGACCCTGCTGGACGGCAATCACTCCTTTCCGCCATTCTATTCCTGCTACCTGTTGCGTTCCCGGTCCACACCTGCCTCTCAACGAACATAT GGAAGGAGGTTCAAATGCTGGTGTTTGG CTTCCCAAGCAAGCTCTGTGCTCTTCAA TTTGAGTGGGCATGGCAACACCCGGAGCTGTCGAGGCATCTTCATGTCCACCTTCCTCTGTCAGACGAGGGAACCGGCCAGATCTTCAAAAAGGACGCTCGAAGGAATAGGGTTGACAGGAAGGCAGT AGTGGCTCTAGCGCTCCTGCGATCGCCTCCGTTTAACAAACTTCCTCTGCATGTTCGGTGTTTCGCCTCAGAGGTCTGCGTTGTCTTTGACGCTGCGACCAgcgtcgtgccgccgccgccctcgtccgaCCTGCGCAAGCTTAGTGGCCTGCCACCGCTGAACGGAATAATATCAATAACTGTGGACCGAGAGGGATTGCATTCGTCGATGCTGCCTCAAACCCGCAACCAAGTCGAGGTGTCTTCCGCCGAGTCGTTCCAGCTAGACGTCGCTGATCGACCCTTTCGGTCTAGCGAAAGGGTGGTCGGTAAATGGCGCACAATACAGTGTCAAGAGCAACGCACCAG CAAGTTGCTATCCAAGTCGTATATGCTGACGCTCAAGGACCCGCTCTCATTCTCTGTATGTCTCTCAGGGTCTGAGATACATCCCCCGTGCACTGTGATGGCTCATCTCGACTGTCTTGCCAAACGCGCACTCGATGGGTCTGGACGCGATGGAGAGCTCGTCCCCCAGCGATCGACCTGTATCCAATGCGGTGCGACATCCACATGGGGAGAGATTATCCGGGGATGCTACAgtcggcgcgacgacagccagGGGAGAGCTTAG
- the miaA gene encoding tRNA dimethylallyltransferase, producing the protein MPKRKLSSADSAPAPPPSLASLDAALDLLACETFTRLQALTSKFEVAAGVRLNDGVVKHRWDEAVKRYWVMKSMDDLSCGGARNLKAAPLEDDCSPHGEVRMRDGDAEANGTAHDDSHYERPLPKSHHPGAVIAFRLDSDEEVQWRRWSPKAGDVVIIELQDGTTWPGKVIDKRVFFQGRTIPRGNHFYAVRIYNDMEPTVTVKSRLVPFGLRPTPPLLASTSLLSAYNHAANPTQFDMLASSRESAAAHARSHPGVSDDEDSMAKIRASKDAWKKFVNWLMDERRVEKLRSLCEERDRRLKAVARSETRDLCPGECNREESDAVEGSKKRRVAVTASPQLYASTPNTVYKLEGDEPDRGGIFQIAAIPSLPPSGNTASPSNSIRSPAPMASYIRPALATPYRSSSPRRADRRRGSGFPGLGEFSPRARGGTYTPPRVLPSGDETAPYASPSPAPPSLKSFDFVSPLGASKFVKAILDVDQDTIMVSRNGAKGPSLEAVEEEVEEEGWTVVPKGRTKRAGSAPPVKTKEPQARPIGVSSPHSDSRPTTGVVLSADSMQLYKGLDVITNKVTEEEKGGIEHWGLDVVTPGEGGSWELGKWCSEADLKELSFERPTPAGPNRAWSPPSPMPPVPPDLDHDLKRLLESFWTADPVYPPHESTGKTTDTESGDRESHRLLSIWQLLEAVDPLEAGRWHWRDSRKVRLTHVNDREVGVHTSGFLSREDLPDPTKVGHADAGLLLQDLSTAEAKVPNTAE; encoded by the exons ATGCCAAAGCGCAAGCTGTCCTCTGCAGACTctgcaccagcaccaccaccgtccCTGGCAtcactcgacgccgccctcgaccttctcgcgTGCGAGACATTCACCCGCCTCCAGGCGCTGACCTCCAAGTTCGAAGTCGCGGCTGGCGTCAGGCTTAATGACGGCGTTGTCAAGCACAGATgggacgaggccgtcaagcgGTACTGGGTCATGAAGAGCATGGACGACCTCTCGTGTGGAGGAGCTCGTAACCTcaaggccgcgccgctgGAGGATGACTGCTCCCCGCATGGGGAAGTTCGTatgcgcgacggcgatgcTGAGGCGAATGGAACGGCCCATG ATGACTCCCATTACGAACGTCCGCTACCAAAAAGCCACCATCCTGGGGCGGTCATTGCGTTTAGGTTGGATTCGGATGAGGAGGTCCAGTGGCGACGATGGTCTCCTAAAGCTGGTGACGTCGTGATCATTGAGCTCCAAGATGGTACTACCTGGCCTGGCAAG GTCATCGACAAGCGTGTGTTCTTCCAAGGGCGAACCATACCCCGTGGAAACCACTTCTACGCTGTGCGCATCTACAACGACATGGAGCC AACTGTAACTGTGAAGTCCCGACTGGTTCCGTTTGGCCTACGACCGACGCCCCCGCTGCTGGCGTCAACAAGTCTTCTGAGTGCCTACAACCATGCTGCCAACCCCACTCAGTTCGACATGCTGGCCAGCAGCCGCGAGTCAGCAGCTGCCCACGCCCGCTCGCACCCTGGTGTcagcgatgacgaggacTCCATGGCCAAAATAAGGGCCTCAAAAGACGCTTGGAAGAAGTTTGTCAACTGGCTCATGGATGAACGGCGAGTGGAGAAACTGCGATCTCTGTGCGAAGAACGAGACCGTCGCCTCAAAGCTGTTGCGAGATCAGAGACACGCGACCTCTGCCCAGGCGAGTGCAACCGCGAGGAGTCGGACGCCGTTGAGGGCTCCAAGAAACGACGCGTCGCTGTGACAGCCTCACCACAGTTGTACGCCAGCACACCCAATACGGTTTACAAGCTGGAAGGTGATGAGCCCGATCGCGGTGGTATTTTTCAGATCGCCGCGATCCCATCACTACCACCATCGGGCAACACCGCTTCGCCTTCCAACAGCATCAGGTCACCAGCACCAATGGCCTCTTACATTCGTCCTGCACTGGCAACGCCCTACCGATCCAGCTCCCCCCGACGGGCAGATCGTCGCAGGGGAAGTGGATTCCCCGGCCTTGGCGAGTTCAGCCCACGGGCTCGTGGTGGAACATACACTCCCCCGCGGGTGCTTCCCTCAGGAGACGAAACGGCCCCTTATGCGTCCCCAAGCCCGGCTCCCCCATCCCTAAAGAGCTTCGACTTCGTCAGTCCGTTAGGCGCCTCTAAGTTCGTCAAGGCCATTCTGGACGTTGATCAAGATACGATCATGGTTTCCCGAAATGGGGCCAAGGGCCCAAGCTTGGAGGCTGTCGAAGAGGaagtcgaggaggaggggtggaCTGTCGTTCCCAAGGGTCGTACCAAGCGCGCTGGGTCAGCGCCACCTGTCAAGACCAAAGAGCCTCAAGCCCGGCCTATTGGAGTTTCGA GTCCGCACAGCGATTCGCGCCCCACCACTGGTGTCGTTCTCTCGGCAGACTCGATGCAGCTGTACAAGGGCCTCGATGTTATCACCAACAAGGTTACCGAGGAAGAGAAGGGTGGAATCGAGCACTGGGGTCTGGACGTAGTCACTCcaggagagggagggagctGGGAGCTCGGCAAGTGGTGCTCTGAAGCCGACCTCAAG GAGCTCTCCTTCGAACGCCCGACTCCAGCAGGACCCAATCGCGCTTGGAGCCCTCCAAGTCCCATGCCTCCAGTTCCCCCGGATCTTGACCATGATCTGAAACGACTTCTTGAGTCCTTTTGGACTGCAGACCCAGTGTATCCACCTCATGAGAGCACTGGTAAGACGACCGACACGGAATCTGGGGATCGAGAAAGCCATCGACTGCTGAGTATCTGGCAGCTTCTTGAAGCCGTTGAtccgctcgaggcgggccgCTGGCACTGGCGCGACAGCCGCAAGGTCCGCC TCACCCACGTCAACGACCGCGAGGTTGGAGTTCACACTTCAGGTTTCCTGTCACGAGAGGATCTTCCTGATCCCACCAAAGTTGGTCATGCGGATGCTGGGCTGCTGCTTCAGGACCTCTCAACGGCTGAGGCGAAGGTCCCCAACACCGCCGAGTAA